A region from the Methylocystis iwaonis genome encodes:
- a CDS encoding hybrid sensor histidine kinase/response regulator, translating into MENLTGDHFWLTSWASDPEGRASYVDPAWSEFTGQSLEQARAGWIEAVHPEDRERVGAAWTRAFNARAPYRAEYRVRRFDGVYHRTFSAAAPRFDESGVFQGYVGSVVDIEARRAAEDALRESEERFRALTESYAQAVWEADAHGAIVSDSPSWRAYTGQTLENFLGYGWLDAVHPDDRAHAEERWREAVAMRAPYDAEYRLKWNGGGWRWTNVRGAPLFDRDGSVRKWVGVNFDIHARKLAQEALRESESLMRLAQDAAHAGSWEWSSENNRAVWSKNLWALYGLDIGACEASFENWAKSIHEDDRERVTAAVLAAGRAGEEFELQWRVNLPSDQAPRWLLSRGRPVMGPDGAPERYYGVVLDVSELKNAEEALRASERRYRLLYESQRDPFVRVAMDGRILEVNDLYRDMLGYSEEELRGLTYQELTPEKWHAMEAAIVREQILPRGYSEVYEKEYRRKDGGVFPVELRTVLSKDGNGAPDAMWGIVRDISDRKLSEQILREREERLRIALDAAKFGSFAYYPQSGKVVWDAQMKRIWGLEPDEDIRFEEAFERIHPADRARVRQAVEACLSPECACGFQAEFRVILPDGSVNWHGVSGRAYFEDGPGGERKPVRMTGVEADITDRKNAEEALRDADRRKDELIAMLAHELRNPLVPIHNGVHLLRARAQRGVESDPQLLDMMERQVTHLVRLVDDLLEISRIARGRIELRREPTDIATVLRNALETSRPSIEKGRHGAALSTPPETLLVYGDPVRLTQVFANILNNAAKYTPEGGRIEILAERRGREAVVIVRDNGRGMGPEALSHVFEPFAQTGNPSNDSGLGIGLTLVRKLVELHGGSIEAASEGLGRGSVFMVRLPVSVSAADAAEPAKRVEARAAPAGRRALVIDDERDVADTLAMVLDLLGASVRVTYGGRDGLREVTVFEPDIVFLDLGMPLQDGFETARLIRQSEIGRRLTLVALTGWGQAEDRAKTREAGFDAHLTKPASLEALRSLLQN; encoded by the coding sequence ATGGAGAATCTGACAGGCGATCACTTTTGGCTGACCAGTTGGGCAAGCGATCCTGAAGGACGCGCCAGCTACGTCGATCCAGCCTGGTCCGAATTCACCGGTCAAAGCCTGGAGCAGGCGCGCGCGGGCTGGATCGAAGCGGTTCACCCGGAGGACCGTGAGCGAGTCGGCGCGGCTTGGACGCGTGCATTCAACGCCCGCGCGCCCTATCGCGCCGAATATCGGGTCAGGCGTTTCGATGGCGTCTACCACCGAACCTTCTCCGCGGCGGCGCCACGCTTCGACGAAAGCGGCGTTTTCCAAGGTTACGTTGGTTCTGTCGTCGACATCGAGGCGCGCCGCGCGGCGGAAGATGCGCTGCGCGAAAGCGAGGAGCGATTTCGCGCCTTGACCGAGTCTTACGCTCAGGCCGTTTGGGAAGCCGACGCCCATGGCGCAATCGTCTCCGACAGCCCGAGCTGGCGCGCTTATACGGGCCAGACGCTCGAAAATTTTCTCGGCTATGGATGGCTCGACGCCGTTCATCCCGACGATCGCGCGCATGCGGAGGAGCGGTGGCGGGAAGCCGTCGCAATGCGCGCGCCATATGACGCGGAATACCGGCTCAAATGGAACGGCGGCGGCTGGCGCTGGACCAATGTCCGCGGCGCGCCTCTGTTCGATCGCGACGGATCGGTGCGCAAATGGGTGGGCGTCAATTTCGACATCCATGCGCGCAAATTGGCGCAGGAAGCGCTGCGCGAGAGTGAAAGTTTGATGCGTCTCGCGCAGGACGCGGCGCATGCCGGCTCCTGGGAATGGAGCTCGGAAAATAATCGCGCGGTCTGGTCGAAGAATCTCTGGGCGCTTTACGGTCTCGATATCGGCGCCTGCGAAGCGTCTTTCGAAAATTGGGCGAAATCTATTCATGAAGACGACCGCGAGCGCGTGACCGCGGCGGTCCTGGCGGCGGGGCGCGCGGGCGAGGAATTCGAGCTTCAGTGGCGCGTCAATCTTCCAAGCGATCAGGCGCCCAGATGGTTGCTGTCGAGAGGCCGGCCCGTTATGGGGCCGGACGGCGCGCCGGAGCGTTACTATGGCGTCGTCCTCGACGTGTCCGAACTCAAGAACGCCGAAGAGGCGCTGCGCGCCAGCGAGCGTCGTTACCGCCTGTTGTATGAATCGCAGCGCGATCCTTTCGTGCGCGTCGCCATGGACGGCCGCATTCTGGAGGTCAACGACCTTTATCGCGACATGCTCGGTTATTCGGAAGAAGAACTGCGTGGTCTGACGTATCAAGAGCTCACGCCCGAAAAATGGCATGCGATGGAGGCCGCGATCGTCCGGGAGCAGATCCTGCCGCGCGGCTATTCGGAGGTCTACGAGAAGGAATATCGCCGCAAGGACGGAGGTGTTTTTCCCGTCGAGTTACGCACTGTTCTCTCCAAAGATGGAAATGGCGCGCCGGACGCGATGTGGGGAATTGTCCGGGACATCTCCGACCGAAAACTCTCGGAGCAAATTTTGCGCGAACGCGAAGAGCGGCTGCGCATCGCTTTGGACGCCGCAAAATTCGGCTCCTTCGCTTATTATCCGCAAAGCGGCAAGGTCGTCTGGGACGCCCAGATGAAAAGGATTTGGGGCCTCGAGCCAGACGAGGACATCCGCTTTGAAGAGGCGTTCGAGCGCATTCATCCCGCCGACCGCGCGCGCGTTCGCCAAGCGGTCGAAGCTTGCTTGAGTCCGGAATGCGCTTGCGGCTTTCAGGCCGAGTTCCGCGTCATCCTGCCGGACGGGTCGGTGAATTGGCACGGCGTCAGCGGGCGGGCCTATTTCGAGGACGGTCCCGGAGGCGAGCGCAAGCCCGTGCGCATGACGGGCGTGGAAGCGGATATTACGGACCGCAAAAATGCGGAAGAGGCGCTGCGAGACGCCGACCGGCGGAAGGATGAGCTCATCGCCATGCTGGCGCATGAGCTGCGCAATCCGCTCGTCCCTATCCACAATGGCGTTCATCTGCTGAGAGCGCGCGCGCAGAGAGGCGTCGAATCCGACCCGCAGTTGCTCGATATGATGGAGCGTCAGGTGACGCATCTTGTGCGCCTCGTCGACGATCTCCTCGAAATTTCGCGCATCGCCAGGGGGAGAATAGAGCTGCGCCGCGAGCCGACGGACATCGCAACAGTTTTGCGCAACGCTTTGGAGACGAGCCGGCCGTCGATCGAGAAAGGGCGTCACGGCGCCGCGCTTTCCACGCCGCCGGAGACATTGCTCGTTTACGGCGATCCTGTGCGGCTCACGCAGGTTTTCGCCAATATTCTGAACAATGCGGCAAAATACACCCCGGAGGGCGGACGCATCGAAATCCTTGCCGAACGCAGGGGGCGGGAAGCGGTCGTGATCGTCAGAGACAACGGCCGCGGCATGGGGCCCGAGGCGTTGTCGCATGTTTTCGAGCCTTTCGCCCAGACGGGGAACCCGTCCAACGACAGCGGCCTCGGCATTGGCCTCACCCTCGTCCGCAAGCTGGTGGAGCTGCACGGCGGCTCGATCGAAGCGGCAAGCGAAGGGCTCGGCAGAGGGAGCGTCTTTATGGTGCGCCTCCCTGTGAGCGTTTCGGCGGCGGATGCGGCGGAGCCTGCCAAGCGCGTCGAGGCCAGGGCGGCGCCGGCCGGCCGGCGCGCGCTGGTGATCGACGACGAGCGCGACGTCGCGGATACTTTGGCGATGGTGCTCGATCTGCTCGGGGCTTCGGTGCGCGTGACCTATGGCGGGCGAGACGGGCTGCGCGAAGTGACGGTCTTCGAACCGGACATCGTGTTTCTCGATCTCGGCATGCCTTTGCAGGACGGCTTCGAAACCGCGCGGTTGATACGGCAGAGCGAGATTGGCCGCAGGCTGACGCTCGTCGCGCTCACCGGCTGGGGACAGGCGGAGGATCGCGCAAAAACGCGCGAGGCCGGCTTCGACGCGCATTTGACGAAGCCAGCGTCGCTCGAGGCGCTCCGCTCCTTGTTGCAGAATTAG
- a CDS encoding undecaprenyl-phosphate glucose phosphotransferase gives MTHFAVFDGDPYGSSALLLALAGVAVGAAAILKMRWAYTVASLSHGLAQVANVGLALSLALGGLIVAEALFGTHLEQMRRWVPYWLAFGWAAGSAARLFTARALGRWSREGRLARRAVIVGGGDAAAELIDRLDRSGGTAIQILGLFDDRDKMRSPETVGRYRKLGRFDDLEAFCREQRVDLLIIALPPTAEERILYILKKLWVLPIDVRIAAFNSKLKLRSRAYNYIGDTPFLPVFDKPMSDSSVALKAIEDRVLAAIGIFLLAPLLALIALAVKLDSRGPVFFKQTRHGFNNEPIGVLKFRSMYVDKCDVSGQKQVTRGDPRVTRVGAILRRTSLDELPQLFNVLRGELSLVGPRPHVMQAKVGEHIYDEVVDGYFARHKVKPGITGWAQVNGWRGETDTVEKIEQRVAHDLYYIENWSMLLDLRILASTPWALITTKNAY, from the coding sequence ATGACCCATTTCGCTGTCTTCGACGGCGATCCCTATGGCTCCAGCGCGCTTCTTCTGGCGCTGGCCGGGGTGGCAGTTGGCGCCGCGGCCATTTTGAAGATGCGGTGGGCCTATACGGTCGCATCCCTTTCCCATGGACTGGCGCAAGTCGCGAATGTCGGATTGGCGCTCTCACTCGCGCTCGGCGGACTGATCGTCGCCGAGGCGCTGTTCGGAACACATCTCGAGCAAATGCGTCGCTGGGTTCCCTATTGGCTCGCCTTTGGTTGGGCCGCCGGTTCTGCGGCGCGTCTTTTCACGGCGCGCGCCCTCGGGCGCTGGTCGCGAGAGGGGCGTCTGGCGCGCCGCGCCGTGATCGTCGGCGGCGGAGACGCCGCCGCGGAGCTCATCGACCGGCTCGACCGCTCCGGGGGAACAGCCATTCAGATTCTCGGCCTTTTCGACGATCGCGATAAAATGCGCTCGCCCGAAACCGTGGGCCGCTATCGCAAGCTCGGCCGCTTCGACGACCTCGAGGCCTTCTGCCGCGAGCAGCGCGTCGATCTTCTCATCATCGCTTTGCCCCCGACCGCCGAGGAGCGCATCCTTTACATCCTCAAGAAACTGTGGGTTCTGCCGATCGACGTGCGCATCGCAGCGTTCAACAGCAAGCTGAAATTGCGCTCGCGCGCCTATAATTACATCGGCGACACGCCTTTCCTCCCCGTCTTCGACAAGCCGATGTCGGATTCGAGCGTCGCTCTCAAGGCGATCGAGGACCGCGTGCTCGCGGCGATCGGCATTTTCCTGCTCGCGCCGCTGCTCGCGCTCATCGCCCTCGCCGTGAAGCTCGATTCGCGCGGGCCGGTGTTTTTCAAGCAGACGCGCCACGGCTTCAACAATGAGCCGATCGGCGTGCTCAAGTTCAGATCGATGTATGTCGATAAATGCGACGTCTCGGGCCAGAAGCAGGTCACGCGCGGCGATCCGCGCGTCACCCGCGTGGGCGCGATCCTGCGCCGCACCTCGCTCGACGAGCTGCCGCAGCTTTTCAACGTGCTGAGGGGCGAGCTTTCGCTCGTCGGCCCGCGGCCGCACGTCATGCAGGCGAAGGTTGGCGAGCACATCTACGACGAAGTCGTCGACGGTTATTTCGCCCGCCACAAGGTGAAGCCCGGCATCACAGGCTGGGCGCAGGTCAATGGCTGGCGGGGCGAAACCGACACGGTCGAAAAGATCGAGCAGCGCGTTGCGCATGATCTCTATTACATCGAAAACTGGTCCATGCTGCTCGATCTGCGCATCCTCGCGTCGACGCCTTGGGCCCTGATCACGACCAAGAACGCCTATTGA
- a CDS encoding DUF2948 family protein yields MAVNLLENAPALRLHALDSEDLALLSAHLQDALVRVGDIVYLPAKRRFALVGSRFDWSAEMEGRLERCRSGLHFEGVERVRCQHVSRDQPDAILDLLAVTFEPGPEPPGGTIRLTFAGGAVICLDVECVEAQLCDIGPRWKTAARPMHQEAAAASSR; encoded by the coding sequence ATGGCCGTGAATCTGCTCGAGAATGCGCCCGCGCTGCGGCTGCATGCGTTGGACAGCGAAGATCTGGCGCTTCTTTCGGCGCATCTGCAGGATGCGCTGGTGCGCGTCGGCGACATTGTCTACCTCCCCGCCAAGCGCCGCTTCGCGCTCGTCGGCTCGCGCTTCGATTGGTCGGCGGAGATGGAGGGGCGGCTCGAGCGCTGTCGCTCGGGCTTGCATTTCGAGGGCGTCGAGCGGGTGCGCTGCCAGCATGTTTCGCGCGACCAGCCGGATGCGATCCTCGATCTCCTGGCCGTCACTTTCGAGCCCGGACCCGAGCCGCCGGGAGGAACCATCCGCCTGACTTTCGCCGGAGGCGCAGTGATTTGCCTCGACGTGGAGTGCGTCGAGGCGCAGCTTTGCGACATTGGACCGCGGTGGAAAACGGCGGCGCGGCCGATGCATCAAGAGGCGGCGGCGGCCTCGTCCCGCTGA
- the hisD gene encoding histidinol dehydrogenase encodes MTLRLDAAAPDFEQRFVSLLAMKRESSQDVDATVRAIIEDVVARGDEALIDYSKRFDRIDLAETGIAVSAAEVAAAEGKCSKEQLAALDLALERITAYHEKQKPEDTRYRDPAGVELGWRWSPLDSVGLYVPGGTAAYPSSVLMNVVPAKVAGVKRIVMVVPTPGGHVEPLVLAAAKRSGINEIYRVGGAQAVAALAYGTKTIAPVAKIVGPGNAWVAAAKRRVFGQVGIDMIAGPSEVLVLADKTANPDWIAADLLAQAEHDESAQSILITDSVEIADATVAAVERHLSTLSRVEIAAKSWRDYGAVILVKKLSDSLPLADRIAAEHLEIISEDAEALAARVSNAGAIFIGAYTPEAVGDYVGGSNHVLPTARSARFSSGLSVLDFVKRTSILKCDAESLRAIGGAAVTLGDAEGLTAHARSVSIRLNSLGA; translated from the coding sequence ATGACCCTGCGCCTGGACGCCGCCGCCCCCGATTTCGAACAGCGTTTCGTCTCGCTGCTCGCCATGAAGCGGGAGTCCTCCCAGGACGTCGACGCCACCGTCCGCGCCATCATCGAGGATGTCGTCGCCCGCGGCGACGAGGCGTTGATCGACTATTCCAAGCGTTTCGACCGCATTGATCTTGCGGAGACGGGCATCGCCGTCTCGGCCGCCGAGGTCGCCGCGGCGGAAGGGAAATGCTCGAAAGAGCAGCTCGCCGCGCTTGATCTCGCTCTCGAGCGCATCACCGCCTATCACGAAAAGCAGAAGCCCGAGGACACGCGCTATCGCGACCCGGCGGGCGTCGAACTCGGCTGGCGCTGGTCGCCGCTCGATTCGGTCGGGCTCTATGTGCCGGGCGGCACGGCGGCCTATCCGTCATCCGTGCTGATGAATGTCGTGCCCGCCAAGGTCGCCGGCGTGAAGCGCATCGTGATGGTCGTGCCGACGCCGGGCGGCCATGTCGAGCCGCTGGTGCTCGCCGCCGCCAAGCGCTCGGGGATCAATGAAATCTACCGCGTCGGCGGCGCGCAGGCGGTCGCGGCGCTCGCCTATGGCACCAAGACCATTGCGCCGGTCGCCAAGATCGTCGGCCCCGGCAACGCCTGGGTGGCCGCCGCCAAGCGCCGCGTCTTCGGCCAGGTCGGCATCGACATGATTGCCGGCCCCTCGGAAGTGCTGGTGCTCGCCGACAAGACAGCCAATCCCGATTGGATCGCCGCCGATCTGCTGGCGCAGGCCGAGCATGACGAATCCGCCCAATCCATCCTCATAACCGACAGCGTCGAGATCGCCGACGCGACCGTCGCGGCGGTCGAGCGGCATCTTTCGACGCTTTCGCGCGTCGAGATCGCAGCTAAGTCCTGGCGCGACTATGGCGCGGTGATCCTGGTGAAGAAGCTCTCCGATTCGCTGCCGCTCGCCGACCGCATCGCCGCGGAACATCTGGAGATCATCTCCGAGGACGCCGAGGCGCTGGCCGCGCGCGTCTCCAACGCCGGCGCCATTTTCATCGGCGCCTATACGCCGGAGGCGGTGGGCGATTATGTCGGCGGCAGCAATCACGTCCTGCCGACGGCGCGCTCGGCGCGATTCTCGTCGGGCCTCAGCGTGCTCGATTTCGTGAAGCGCACCTCGATCCTGAAATGCGACGCCGAGTCGCTGCGCGCCATCGGCGGCGCGGCGGTGACGCTGGGTGACGCCGAAGGGCTCACGGCCCATGCCCGTTCGGTCTCGATCCGTTTGAATTCTCTAGGGGCTTAA
- a CDS encoding UPF0262 family protein, with amino-acid sequence MDASAQNRLISVTLDENSIGRGSADQEHERAIAVYDLIEDNSFALVGYAGGPYALNISLMDAKLVFDIRDQNGNVVVTHILSLTPFRRILKDYFFICESYYAAIRTATPSRIEAIDMGRRGLHNEGAQLLAERLKGKIETDADTSRRLFTLITALHWKG; translated from the coding sequence GTGGACGCGAGCGCGCAGAACCGGCTGATCTCAGTCACGCTCGATGAGAATTCGATCGGGCGCGGCTCCGCCGATCAGGAGCATGAGCGCGCCATCGCGGTTTACGATCTGATCGAGGACAACAGCTTCGCGCTCGTCGGCTATGCCGGCGGGCCCTATGCGCTCAATATCTCTTTGATGGACGCCAAGCTCGTCTTCGATATTCGAGACCAAAACGGAAACGTCGTGGTCACGCATATTCTGTCGCTGACGCCCTTCCGGCGCATCCTCAAAGATTATTTCTTCATTTGCGAAAGCTATTACGCCGCCATCCGCACGGCGACGCCGAGCCGGATCGAAGCGATCGACATGGGCCGGCGCGGCCTGCACAACGAAGGCGCGCAACTGCTTGCCGAGCGTTTGAAGGGAAAAATCGAAACCGACGCGGACACGTCGCGCCGCCTCTTCACGCTGATCACGGCCCTGCACTGGAAGGGCTGA
- a CDS encoding low molecular weight phosphatase family protein, with the protein MARPQSVLFACTLNTVRSPMAEAIARHYFGREIYFASAGIKRGEADPFAVAAMEEIGVDMSRHKPHTFEDLEDSNFDLIVTLSPEAHHRALEFTRAMAVDVVYWPTPDATAAQGSREAILSAYRDVRDRLTARIKTLLGRGPTGA; encoded by the coding sequence ATGGCGCGCCCGCAATCCGTCCTTTTCGCCTGCACGTTGAATACGGTTCGCTCGCCCATGGCGGAAGCGATCGCGCGGCATTATTTCGGCCGCGAGATCTATTTCGCCTCCGCCGGGATCAAGCGCGGCGAGGCCGATCCCTTCGCCGTGGCGGCAATGGAGGAGATCGGCGTCGACATGAGCCGTCACAAGCCGCATACTTTCGAGGATCTGGAAGACTCGAACTTCGACCTCATCGTCACGCTGTCTCCGGAAGCGCATCACAGAGCGTTGGAGTTCACCCGCGCCATGGCGGTCGACGTCGTCTATTGGCCGACGCCGGACGCCACGGCGGCGCAGGGGTCGCGGGAGGCGATCCTGTCGGCCTATCGCGACGTGCGCGACCGGCTGACGGCGCGGATCAAGACGCTGCTCGGGCGGGGGCCGACGGGGGCTTAA
- a CDS encoding MAPEG family protein: MTDAMTPEFHYAILTAAFTSLLWAPHVAQRLLEMGLVGGFRDPLHDAPTQAPWAQRSIRAHANAIENLAVFGLLATAIQITGHTTSASALAAAVYFAVRIAHYLIYVVGLPWARAPMFLIGWACQWVLIAALFGWVK; the protein is encoded by the coding sequence ATGACCGACGCGATGACTCCCGAATTTCACTATGCCATTCTAACGGCGGCTTTCACTTCCCTGCTCTGGGCGCCGCATGTGGCGCAGCGCCTGCTCGAAATGGGCCTCGTCGGCGGCTTCCGCGATCCGCTGCACGATGCGCCGACACAGGCGCCCTGGGCGCAGCGCTCGATCCGCGCCCACGCCAACGCCATCGAGAATCTCGCCGTCTTCGGCCTGCTCGCGACCGCCATTCAAATAACCGGCCATACGACATCCGCCTCGGCGCTAGCTGCGGCGGTCTATTTCGCCGTCCGCATCGCCCATTATTTGATCTACGTTGTCGGCCTGCCGTGGGCGCGCGCGCCGATGTTTCTGATCGGCTGGGCCTGCCAATGGGTTCTCATCGCCGCCCTCTTCGGCTGGGTCAAATGA
- a CDS encoding winged helix-turn-helix transcriptional regulator → MRKQRHPQYDQCPIEAAMDIIGGKWKGSILFLLLDDKKRFSDFQKRLTKITQRTLTQQLRDLERDGMVSREIFPQVPPRVEYSLTEKGRTLAPLLIELKKWGEANALPAEGEEVQEGYASTRCLP, encoded by the coding sequence ATGCGCAAGCAACGTCACCCGCAATACGACCAATGCCCCATCGAGGCGGCGATGGACATCATCGGCGGCAAATGGAAGGGCTCGATCCTCTTCCTCCTGCTCGACGACAAGAAGCGCTTCAGCGATTTCCAAAAGCGCCTGACCAAGATCACCCAGCGCACGCTCACCCAGCAACTACGCGATCTCGAACGCGACGGCATGGTGTCGCGCGAGATTTTCCCGCAAGTGCCGCCGCGTGTGGAATACAGCCTCACGGAAAAAGGCCGCACGCTCGCGCCGCTGCTGATCGAGCTGAAGAAGTGGGGCGAAGCGAATGCGCTTCCTGCAGAAGGCGAGGAAGTCCAGGAGGGTTACGCGTCAACGCGTTGTTTGCCGTAA
- a CDS encoding amidase, producing the protein MKVDVGALSVVLNEGAGGAGPLSGATFVVKENIDVKGQVSTNGHPQWATTHAPAPANAAVVDRLLAAGACLVGKTHMDEMAYSLLGANPHFGAPINPAAPDRHPGGSSSGSAVAVAAALVNFAIGTDTAGSCRAPAAFCGVFGFRPSHGAIPMAGVVPLAPSLDVIGWFARDLARMAEVGKVLLPEDTDQGVLEEAVFLGDAFHGVETELAAAAAAAVDMLKSGPWREGRLDEDFFKTALAHFRNLQAHEAWASHGAWIAAHHPTFSKGVEERFAIASKVTLEQKNAALAFREEAKKRIEALFGDKGFLVMPTTPFRSPLLTESEEQLDAKRYQMMRLFLIASYFGLPQISLPLPTTDAPVALSFVGRRGTDRKLLALAQRFCSKMKK; encoded by the coding sequence ATGAAAGTCGATGTCGGGGCGTTGTCGGTCGTCCTCAACGAAGGCGCAGGGGGGGCTGGTCCCCTATCGGGCGCGACCTTCGTCGTCAAGGAGAACATCGACGTCAAAGGCCAGGTGTCGACCAATGGCCATCCGCAATGGGCGACCACTCATGCGCCGGCGCCGGCCAACGCCGCGGTGGTGGACAGGCTGCTCGCCGCCGGCGCATGTCTCGTGGGCAAGACCCATATGGACGAGATGGCCTATAGCCTGCTCGGCGCCAATCCGCATTTCGGCGCCCCGATAAACCCCGCGGCGCCGGACAGGCATCCGGGCGGCTCCTCCTCGGGCTCCGCCGTCGCGGTGGCGGCCGCTCTCGTCAATTTCGCCATCGGCACGGATACGGCCGGCTCCTGCCGCGCGCCCGCGGCCTTCTGCGGCGTCTTCGGTTTTCGCCCCTCGCATGGCGCGATTCCCATGGCGGGCGTCGTGCCGCTGGCGCCCTCGCTCGACGTTATCGGCTGGTTCGCGCGCGACCTCGCTCGAATGGCGGAGGTCGGCAAAGTGCTGCTGCCCGAAGATACGGATCAGGGCGTGTTGGAAGAGGCGGTGTTTCTCGGCGACGCTTTTCATGGCGTCGAAACCGAACTGGCCGCCGCCGCGGCGGCCGCCGTCGATATGTTGAAAAGCGGGCCGTGGCGCGAAGGTCGGCTGGACGAGGATTTCTTCAAGACGGCTCTTGCGCATTTCCGCAATCTGCAGGCGCATGAGGCCTGGGCCTCGCATGGGGCGTGGATCGCGGCGCATCATCCGACATTCAGCAAAGGCGTCGAGGAGCGCTTCGCCATCGCGTCCAAAGTCACGCTCGAACAGAAAAATGCGGCGCTGGCCTTTCGCGAGGAGGCGAAGAAGCGCATCGAGGCGCTATTCGGCGACAAAGGCTTTCTCGTCATGCCGACAACGCCCTTCCGTTCGCCGCTGCTCACCGAAAGCGAGGAGCAGCTCGACGCCAAGCGCTACCAGATGATGCGGCTCTTCCTCATCGCGAGCTATTTCGGCCTGCCACAGATCAGCCTGCCATTGCCCACCACTGACGCGCCAGTGGCGCTTTCCTTTGTCGGGCGGCGCGGAACCGACCGCAAGCTGCTGGCGCTGGCGCAGCGCTTCTGCTCGAAGATGAAGAAGTAA
- a CDS encoding long-chain-acyl-CoA synthetase, translated as MTAHSVERGPSRSEHTEGAGRSVSKDWLRALKLSASIERDPGRTLAVAFDEIAQMRGDAPAILFGGGWFSFRELSERSGRYARWAQARGLRKGDAVALVMESRPDYVAIWLGLTRIGVVVALINHHLAGTALAHCIRIASPRLILASVANYPKCAEAVGDEGELVRCDDSLESALAAQSRAALDLDAAALPTLSDPALYIYTSGTTGLPKAAIVSHRRIMNWALWFCGLLDVTPDDRMYVCLPLYHSVGGVVAIWATLLGGGSVVLRERFSASAFWTDVVEHGCTLFQYIGELCRYLAHAAPCEAETKHRLRLVVGNGLRPEVWPVFQKRFAIPRILEFYAATESNFSLYNVEGEPGAIGRIPSFLAASRTIQLVRYDAETDAPLRNAEGFCIACGPDEPGEAIARIVNDFEGYLDRAASEKKILRDVFAPGDAWMRSGDLMRRDARGFFYFVDRVGDTFRWKGENVATAEVAQAIAAYPGVIDVTVYGVEVPRRDGRAGMAAIVANESFDIAGLYAHLSAQLPAYARPLFLRLSHGLQVTETFKHRKGALAAEGFDPRKIGAPVFFASSERSIYAALDLALYEKILAGAVPL; from the coding sequence ATGACGGCGCATAGTGTGGAGCGAGGGCCTTCCAGAAGCGAGCACACCGAAGGCGCGGGACGCTCGGTGAGCAAGGATTGGCTGCGGGCGCTGAAACTATCCGCATCAATCGAGCGCGATCCCGGCCGCACGCTTGCGGTCGCCTTCGATGAAATTGCGCAGATGCGCGGCGACGCGCCGGCGATCCTTTTCGGCGGCGGCTGGTTCAGCTTTCGCGAATTATCCGAGCGTTCGGGCCGCTACGCCCGCTGGGCGCAGGCGCGTGGGCTGCGCAAGGGCGACGCCGTCGCGCTCGTCATGGAGAGCCGGCCCGATTACGTCGCCATCTGGCTCGGGCTCACGCGCATCGGCGTCGTGGTCGCGCTCATCAATCATCATCTTGCCGGGACCGCATTGGCGCATTGCATCCGGATCGCTTCGCCGCGCCTGATCCTGGCTTCGGTCGCCAATTACCCCAAATGCGCAGAAGCGGTAGGCGACGAAGGCGAGCTCGTCCGTTGCGACGACTCGCTCGAAAGCGCGCTCGCCGCGCAATCGCGCGCGGCCCTTGATCTCGACGCGGCCGCGCTGCCCACGCTTTCTGACCCTGCGCTCTACATCTACACCTCCGGCACCACCGGCCTGCCGAAGGCGGCGATCGTCTCGCATCGTCGCATCATGAATTGGGCGTTATGGTTTTGCGGTCTGCTCGACGTGACGCCTGACGACAGAATGTATGTTTGCCTGCCGCTCTATCACTCGGTCGGCGGCGTCGTCGCCATCTGGGCCACGCTGCTGGGCGGCGGCTCCGTCGTGCTGCGCGAGCGTTTCTCGGCCAGCGCCTTTTGGACCGACGTCGTCGAACATGGCTGCACGCTCTTCCAATATATTGGCGAGCTTTGCCGCTACCTCGCCCATGCGGCGCCCTGCGAAGCGGAGACGAAACATCGGCTGCGCCTCGTCGTCGGCAATGGCCTGCGACCGGAAGTCTGGCCGGTGTTCCAGAAGCGCTTCGCCATTCCGCGCATTCTCGAATTCTATGCGGCGACGGAAAGCAATTTCTCGCTCTACAATGTCGAAGGCGAACCGGGCGCCATCGGCCGCATCCCCTCCTTCCTCGCCGCGAGCCGGACGATCCAGCTCGTGCGATACGACGCCGAGACGGACGCGCCGCTGCGCAATGCGGAAGGCTTCTGCATCGCCTGCGGCCCGGATGAACCCGGCGAAGCCATTGCGCGCATCGTCAATGATTTCGAGGGCTATCTCGACCGCGCCGCTTCGGAAAAGAAAATCCTGCGTGACGTCTTCGCGCCCGGAGACGCGTGGATGCGCAGCGGCGATCTCATGCGCCGCGACGCGCGTGGCTTCTTCTATTTCGTCGACCGCGTCGGCGACACTTTCCGCTGGAAAGGCGAGAATGTTGCGACCGCCGAGGTCGCGCAGGCGATCGCCGCCTACCCCGGAGTCATCGACGTCACCGTTTATGGGGTGGAAGTCCCCCGCCGCGATGGCCGCGCCGGCATGGCGGCGATCGTGGCGAACGAGAGCTTCGATATAGCGGGCCTCTATGCGCATCTGTCGGCGCAACTGCCCGCCTATGCGCGTCCGCTCTTCCTGCGCCTGTCGCATGGATTGCAGGTCACGGAGACATTCAAGCACCGCAAAGGCGCGCTTGCCGCCGAGGGGTTCGATCCGCGCAAGATCGGCGCGCCTGTCTTTTTCGCGTCTTCCGAGCGATCTATATATGCCGCCTTGGATTTGGCGCTTTACGAGAAGATTCTCGCCGGCGCCGTTCCTCTCTAG